In the genome of Arachis hypogaea cultivar Tifrunner chromosome 9, arahy.Tifrunner.gnm2.J5K5, whole genome shotgun sequence, the window tgttgattgattgcgtggttggtttctgattaagattttcttataagaaaaaaaaaggttttggatttctgaaagattaaatattgtttttttgaaaaggttttgaatgattagctattggtttttaaaagattcataaggctaTGATAATCACTaaacttgaaaacagttttcttaataaatatcttcttataaaaattctaaaactcCATGGTGAGACCGTgtagttaggttctcaccccctacagctttaccttttcaggaatcgAATGAAGGAGCATTATGAAGAGTTATGCTGCGTTTTGGTTTATATGATTTTGTgttaattagataatttttcttccctcgtctttgttattacattataagctattatgtaagaagtattgtatatgaatctatgcctgtgtgttttttttaagataaagtatttatttccggttttcaaaaaaaaatcagcgATACATTGTCGAGTcataggctcctattttaatattaaatatataaagtaGACGTAATActccttgctatcagagtggcgcagccggaagcgtaacattctggtagtgagggtgttacacaaGGACCGAAGTGGATTGCTCTATTCGTCAGGGTTTGCTTTGTCATTTTGCGAAATGGACAGGGGTCAGGTTGGTAGTTCACTCTAACAATTAATTTCGCTAGTTACTTAGGTCCTTTACTCCGTCAACTCTAATTGAGGACAAAATGGTCTTTAACCCCTTCTATTAGAAACGACATTATTCTCCcccaattttcatcatatctcgcataatctAAATAGTCTAACACTGCAACTTCAAGCTACACAATGCATACTCTGCAACTTCAAtgttcacaagaagaaaaattctcAACtttttctcaaccaattcatactcagaaagCTAGTGACTATGTCTCTCAAGTACTTgtcgtcttcgatggatcccatgaatctagaGAACAAGTCTGATTTATTAAGACCCGTCATCATCGTcgccatctccctcctcctctgcccCATCATCTCCATGGTCACATTATCTACCACTCTGatcacttcatcttcttcaccaAACCAATGTTCAATAATTGTTTTAGTTTCCATATGAGCGGCAACGGCAACATTGCTCGCTATATTGATAGCTTGGATGTGAGGTCGAAGCTGTCTGCCAGCTTGGACTCTGGGagagaaggaatgaagcacttaAAATCCATTCTAAATGAGAATTTGCATGTGATGTCAAAAGAAAATTTTCTCATGATGTTCTAacgtccaacaatctatattgcgtgccggagagtggagaaaggcgtgcccttggggtagttgtggaacttggtaTGAAGGATGTGGTGGACGTTGTCGGAGTTGGAGTTGATGCTATTATCGAGGATATGGAGGTGATACTGTTCTCGATGACGTGGAAGTGGATGTTTTTGGTGGGTGAAGTGCGGAGGAGGTGGGTGTACTAGTCACAGAGATTTGGAAAGTGTATGGTCTATGACATGTTGAGATACGTGCGATACATGCGGCAGTTACACTATGACTTGATATTGGAACTGAAGAGGAGGAAGGAGAATATGGAGAAGAAGACTGTGAAGATGAAGAAGCAAAGTATGAATGTTAAGATCATGCAAGATACGATGAAAATTAAGGGAGAACGACATCATTTTCGAACAGAGGGATCAGGGACTATTATGTCACCCGTTAGAGTTGTTAGGGACCATTTTATCTTCCGTTAAAATTGACGGAGTAAAGAACTTAAATGACTGACGAAGTTAATTGTTAGGGactaatcgagtaattaattttagtgagaAACTAAAGTACCTGGTCCGAAATTCTTTAGAGATCAAAATGGGTAAATACTCTAatatttaaatattctttttaaaaaattattcaaatataaaataatttttgttaattaaaaaagaaagaaacaaaaataaatatttgtttcaaaattaaaaccgaccctaaaacaaaaaataaatatgcaATTTTTATGGGAATTGAAATAGCAAAAAGCAAAGATGAAGTTGATGTGGCGCCTTAAACCACACACTGAATTGGAAGTATACCGTTATTCTTGGATTCTTGCAGAGTAGAATCTTAGCAATTCCACCATTGCCTGAAATGGCAGCCATACAGAACGCAGTGTTTCCATCAGCATCGGTAACTTCAATGTCTTGCACATTATTCTTATACTCTTCTACCAACTGGCTTGCTAAATTGATGTGCTCCATCTTCAGTCAATGGAGTACATTTCCAATTAGGGTTTCTTTCGTCTTTTAACAAATCCATGGTTAAATTGTGAGGAATTTTGTTCTTATCCATAGTAATTAATACCTATCAAGTCAAAGCTTCCACTTGTAGCTTCGCAGCAGTTGTTCTCTTAATTAGATTCAATAGTGTGAATTCACCAGATTTTGTGATTCAGTTGCTTTATCCAGACATACCATTAATAAAGATACAATTATGCAACCACTTACCAATTTGGATTCCAAAGCTactcattattattttttgtttttttatctttttattaggttttaataCAACAAGAACtcatttatatttcaataataataataagagagcTTCTACTATGCATATTTTACATCTGCCTAAGCTGCCTTGAACTATGAATGCTGGCTTTTTTATGAGTTTTTGCAACTGTGCCACTGAGGTAACCACTAAGCATAGTAGGCATGTTGTAGCTTACCCTTCTGTACCTCTTTCCTTTGAGGGTTGTTTCATCATTTCTGGTATGTGGAGCAATGGGGTTGGTTTTGAGGTTCATGCTTTGGTGGTCCATGTTATTGAGGAGACATTGAAGATTTGGAGTGGCTGTGTCTGACATTCATGGGTAGGTTAGGTAGGTTTAAGAGTGGCATCAAAGAAGCTATAAATTTGGAGCAGAATAGGAATGTCAATATGTCATGAATCATGATGCTGATATGTCTGAACTACAAGGAAAAGAAGTAAAGCAAGTGATGATAATACAAATCTTAATCAGCATGAGAAAAGGCATGTATGTGCCATTCCAGATTGGATGAACTCAGCTTTTATGAATTACAGTCTAATCTTACAACACAACCAACTAATCTAACAACAAAGAGAAGAAAACTATACACAAAATTTTACCCTGATTACAACTAACACTTTATCTTGTATAGCAGATAATGGTATTGAAGTACAACAAGAGATGATGCCATAGTTCAGACTCTTTCCTTCTACTCAACTTGTGATTGTTGACCAACTTGGTGGAAGACGCTCAGAAGTGGTAGGCatgcttctaatactaatatccAGCGGCTGCAGTCGGTACTGTATGTCAAGCTCCCGGAAAATCTTGATCATCTCGTCGATCAACAACGACCTCCTTATGAATCTCTCTCCCATGTCTTGGAAGTTCATCCTGTGCGTTGGCCAAACCGCAATGCGAACCATGTTTAAGAGTTCACAATCCTTGAAGACTATAAATGGTGATGGATACCAGTGCTCCTTCTTGTTATCAATGTAACTGCATCATAGAATTCCCAAGTTTTAGTCAATCAGATATACAATTACAATAATAAGAAAACATACACAACTCAAGGAAATAATTTATGAGAAGATACCTCTGTATTCTGTGTTTCATTTGAGTAAACTTTTCCATTGGTGTAGACACATGAATAAGGAATTCAACAGAATCTCCCATGTCAGGACTGCGGTAGAAGTTGTTTATGGCCTTTGTAGCAAGGACACTGTTAGGGATCATTACCTTTAAATTATCATATCTCAGAAATATGGTGTTCAATATGTTCATTTCTTCCACAACCATCTGAAATTAGCGAGCGAAAAATGGGAAGATACAATTAGGCCACGCTTTCATGAAAGAAGAAAGCGAAAAACTCAATAGAGGGATGATCTTTACCTGGACCCCTTCAATTTCGCATCTGTCTCCAACGTCAAACGGGTGCATTACAAATAAGAAAATAATGGCTTCAAATATGGTCTTGCAGGTATTTCCAAATATGAATGCAACCAAGACAAGCTGTGAGCTCACGAAGAGGAGAAATTTGGAGGTGGCAATTCCCATTATCAAgagaaagataactaggataATAATTGCAACTAAGAAATTAAGCATTCGATGAAGCTTGTTCACCGCCGTTTTCGTATCATTCAATGTCAAGGCGAGTGCTCTCCTCTCTCTAAAGGCATTGACCTGGATAATTAGAAGGCAATATATTGGTGTGAATACTGTAGAAGTAAACCAATTAATACTTGGATGTATACATCAAAAGAAACCAAACACCAATAAAAGATTGACTATGATCTCTGTCGAAATTTATTCATGACACAAAACCTTCTGAAAGTATGTAAAAACATTGAAAACAAACAGAGGAAACATCAGCAATATATATCTTATAGGTTAAATCAACATCCAAACACTAGTGAGCCTATGGATATCTGAAATTTTACCAAGTTCTGTTGATATAGTATTTAAAGTTGAAATGTCTAGGTAAATAATGTCATGTAATCATATTATTGAGAATGTGAAGAATGCAACCAGCAACCGCTATTCAAATTCTGCCTCTAACTGGTAAACAATACCAGAGAGAGACGAGTTGTAAGGTGAATATGTTCACCCAAATTGTTTAAATTAAGCTTTCAAATGTTATTTAACTCTTACCACCCAGTTCTTCAAGGATGCTTTGCTTATTCTTCCGGTCTCGGATGCACCTTCAAAGAGACTCAAGGTTTTCACAACTTCATCTTCTTGCATAAATCGCTGTAAGTCCTTCTTGTATATGAACCTACAAGAAAAGAAAGTGATAAGATAACATGCAGAAAGGATTTATAAACAGTGACCGAATCTTCATTTAACAGAAGATATGTCAACTACCGCATGTAGCAAACCCAAATTGTATGTTAAACACCAGATAAATCATATAGAAATATACAATCAGCACAGATATGATCCTACTTTTGCACATTCTATTACCAGTTTAATGAATCTAAAATATAGAAACTGTATGGTAAATAACTATAGCGAATAAAGATTCTGAATGAGAACAAGATTAACATTATTGAAACTTCATATCAAAAGTTAGAGATTATGAATGCACAAAAAGAGGCAACCCAGTACGAAGTAAAAGATTATTGGTCAACCTGCTACCACAAGCAACATTCTGAAAAATTTTCTTGGCTGCTCCTTTTGCCTGATTTTCACTTCTAATCTCTGTggcattctcatcatcattggtCGAGTTAAGTATCTGTTCATCCAATGTAGTTAGAGCTCCATGCCGAACCATATTGATCAGCCTTTTCATATTCCAAGCCGAGACATTGTTCGGATTCAGCTTATGCAGGTGATCAATAGTTATCCCACTATTCCCATCTTCTGACTTCTTAGAGAGAGGTCTCGAGAAGCGTCCACTTACCATCCTGGGGCTTTTCTGGAGCATCCCACTCCTCAACTTCCCACTCTTGTTGGTCGCGAAGGCAGTAGCCCTCAGGTCAGGAGGTATGGTAACTCCGGCTTTCTGTAGCTTCTCGACATCTTCAAGAATCCTTTGCTCCTCATCCTCATATCGCTGAAGCTCGACCAAAGGCGGCCCGGAGAGTGTCTCAATAACAAACTGATTAAACAGTGACTCTTGAATCCTATCAAAATATGTGCTAACATGGAAACTAGAGGCCAGAACCTTAACCATAAGGGTTTTCACCAACCAAACCAGAGTACCAACCAACAAgcacaccaaaaacttggtaataTACTCAAGAAAATTACTATGAACCTCTCTCTGAACTTTCTGATCAAACAAGAAGTGCCAAGCTATCAAAACAAGCCCTAACCAAACACAATTCTGAACAGCATGCTTCACACCATACACAAAATACAGAACCCTCTTCCTCAAAAGGAAGTTTCTCTCAATGCAGAACACAGCTACTCTGATAAGCCAACCAGATACCAACCTTCCACATATCAACACAAGAATCATAACCTCCCATTTCCACAGCTTCAGCTGCCAAAGATTCTTCTCCCTCAAGAAAGGAACACTCAGAGTTGTAATCAATGCAGCAATGATCAAAATCAACCCCAACCATTCAAGCAAAACCCATATACTAAAGTGAGATTTTTTATACTTATCAGGAAGATCCTCTTCCAAAAATGGATCATCTTCATCATCGTCATCACCACCACTCTTCTTCCCAAGCAACCCTGAGAACAACTGACCCGACTTGGCAATCCGACCCGATTTTCTTTCTGGTTCTTCTGGTGGGTCCAGCAACCTGGACCGGGTTTTAGTCTTCAACAATGTTGATTTTCTGCTCTGCATGGAAAGAGTTCTCTCTATGGAACCGTTAGAGGTGCACCTCACAACCTCGCCATCACCGCTATGGCCACTCCGAGACGGCAATTCCCTGCTCTGGTGCGGCGGATGCGGCGGCCGATGGAAATCTCCAATGGACGGCAAGTCCCTGCTGTGTCTTCTTCTGATGGCATCGGAGCTATTAGGCATATCAGCCATCAAATTCGGTGGCGCGGGTTCCTCGAACGAAACCTTGAGCTCCTTGGATACGCGGTTGTTCATGCTCGTCGTCGGCGACTCCTCCACCGGCGAAAGCTTCCCTCCTGCGGCAGCGGCGGTACTTGCACCGGCGTCGTAGTTGCGCTGAAGCTCCTCCATCTCCATGTCCATGTCCAACGAGATCTCACCAGAAGCTATCTGTTTGCGCAGGAAGCTTCCGATCAGCTGCGACGGCGGGTCCTCCTCCGGCACCGGCGGCGCACCAGATTGACGGAAATCAAAGCTCACCTCTTTGGCATCGGCATTGTCGCCGGAACTTCCATCTTCGGGCCAGAACTCGTAGctggaacccctccaaatcttgtTTCCTCCGGCAGGATCGCCGCCGTCATTGATCTTGACGACGTAGTCGCCGGCCATGgaggataaaggaggagggtcaGAATGGTGGTGTTGATGACGATGATGGTGATGAGATTCCTGGTCTTGAAGGATTGGAAGGTGCTCGTGGCTAGAATCGGGTCCTCCCGACGCGGCAAACCTTCTTGAACGTTTGTTGTAGGAAGCATAGGACTTGAACGATTTTCGGATAGATTGCATCAGGATCGGGGTCCCTTTGCGATAAAGATcgaatttttagttaaaaaaaggcACCAACTATGAGATGGTGGTGGAAAAAAGTTGGTGTTTGCTTAccaacaaaattaaaaatcaaaatgccgatgatgatgatgtgttattaattttttgggGTCAgagatttcaaacaaaaaaaaataagtaaaggTCTTTCTTTCTGGTCACAGCATTGACGCGTGTACAGTGATCACAAGTGTGGAGAGAAAAAGTAGGGTGCGATTATGATGTTTTCGAACTTTTGAATAATattaatgaaaatgaaaatgctagagagaagagaagagagtaaAGAAGGTGGTAGTGTGGTGGTGGTGACGGTGGTGCCGGTGGTGTTGCTATTATAATAAAGAAATGCTGTGGTCCTTTCTGGAATCAACTATAAACTATGTGTTCCTATGATGTGGGGTAAGAAAGTGATTAACTTTATGATTatatattgcattgcatgagcATCTTTCCGTCTATTTAGGGTTAGAGAGTGGATCAGTGTAAGATTTTAGTGTGGGAGGtacattttttctgtttttgtttacTTTCTGTTGCTTTAACAAGTTACGTGTCCAAAACAAAATCTTTGCTACCCATGAAGCATGGCCCATAGCTAGGAACAaatttctgttttttcttttttttcatatgtcctttttttcttttattatttaatatttatttattttaagtatgGTGCACATGGCTATTCGCCCATGCCTTCCCTTTATTCTCGGCAATCGAGATTCGGGAAATTATTTAacgataataataattaataaaggtAACTAGTTAAACACTTAAACTTGGTCAGTTACTCTAAGACATAGTAATGTAGTATGCTAGTGTTTATTTCTAACAACAGTATAATATAACacactgaaaataaaatataaaaatataaaattttatattttatatttttatattttatttaatgataaattaaaataaattataaaaatttaatatatatttattttttttatttaaaaaattgaaacgaaaaatataattataaaaaatttataagaataataaaagaaaaaataaaaaataagttgtattttttattagtgtTTCTATGTCCTGTCAGGATGaacataaaatatactaattcaataTCTCTGGACATATTGTCTTTATTTATGTCTCTTCTATCAAACATAATTTTGTGTCCTATCTCCGTAAATATATGCAGGTAAGTGGTTAATATTTtagagtaaatttttttaaatttgtcaaaaattttaaaaatatatttttaggtttattttattttaagattaGACTACCATTTCTATTTACGAAAGTTG includes:
- the LOC112712227 gene encoding mechanosensitive ion channel protein 6, translated to MQSIRKSFKSYASYNKRSRRFAASGGPDSSHEHLPILQDQESHHHHRHQHHHSDPPPLSSMAGDYVVKINDGGDPAGGNKIWRGSSYEFWPEDGSSGDNADAKEVSFDFRQSGAPPVPEEDPPSQLIGSFLRKQIASGEISLDMDMEMEELQRNYDAGASTAAAAGGKLSPVEESPTTSMNNRVSKELKVSFEEPAPPNLMADMPNSSDAIRRRHSRDLPSIGDFHRPPHPPHQSRELPSRSGHSGDGEVVRCTSNGSIERTLSMQSRKSTLLKTKTRSRLLDPPEEPERKSGRIAKSGQLFSGLLGKKSGGDDDDEDDPFLEEDLPDKYKKSHFSIWVLLEWLGLILIIAALITTLSVPFLREKNLWQLKLWKWEVMILVLICGRLVSGWLIRVAVFCIERNFLLRKRVLYFVYGVKHAVQNCVWLGLVLIAWHFLFDQKVQREVHSNFLEYITKFLVCLLVGTLVWLVKTLMVKVLASSFHVSTYFDRIQESLFNQFVIETLSGPPLVELQRYEDEEQRILEDVEKLQKAGVTIPPDLRATAFATNKSGKLRSGMLQKSPRMVSGRFSRPLSKKSEDGNSGITIDHLHKLNPNNVSAWNMKRLINMVRHGALTTLDEQILNSTNDDENATEIRSENQAKGAAKKIFQNVACGSRFIYKKDLQRFMQEDEVVKTLSLFEGASETGRISKASLKNWVVNAFRERRALALTLNDTKTAVNKLHRMLNFLVAIIILVIFLLIMGIATSKFLLFVSSQLVLVAFIFGNTCKTIFEAIIFLFVMHPFDVGDRCEIEGVQMVVEEMNILNTIFLRYDNLKVMIPNSVLATKAINNFYRSPDMGDSVEFLIHVSTPMEKFTQMKHRIQSYIDNKKEHWYPSPFIVFKDCELLNMVRIAVWPTHRMNFQDMGERFIRRSLLIDEMIKIFRELDIQYRLQPLDISIRSMPTTSERLPPSWSTITS